One Candidatus Planktophila limnetica DNA segment encodes these proteins:
- the infC gene encoding translation initiation factor IF-3 — protein sequence MQHTKRLHLTEGAQISTEPRINDRIRTPQIRLIGHTGDQVGVVDIDTALKMADEVGLDLVEIAPDANPPVCKIMDFGKYKYEIAQKAREARQNQTHIVVKEVRMRPKIENHDYETKRAHIEKFLKGGDKVKVTMQFRGREQTRPELGYKLLQRLAEDVALFAFVEFAPKQEGRNMTMVLGPTKKKTEAVAEQRAARKAKELAAAKEEA from the coding sequence TTGCAACACACAAAGCGTTTGCACTTAACCGAAGGAGCACAAATCAGCACTGAACCGCGCATTAATGATCGAATTCGCACACCTCAAATTCGACTCATCGGTCATACCGGTGATCAAGTTGGAGTTGTAGATATCGATACCGCGTTGAAGATGGCAGATGAAGTCGGTCTTGACTTAGTTGAGATTGCACCAGATGCCAATCCACCCGTTTGCAAGATTATGGATTTCGGAAAGTACAAGTACGAAATCGCACAAAAAGCTCGGGAAGCGCGTCAGAACCAGACCCACATTGTGGTCAAGGAAGTGCGCATGCGACCAAAGATCGAAAATCACGATTATGAGACTAAGCGTGCTCATATCGAGAAGTTCCTCAAAGGTGGCGACAAGGTGAAGGTAACGATGCAGTTCCGCGGAAGAGAGCAGACAAGACCAGAACTTGGTTACAAATTGCTACAACGTCTTGCAGAAGATGTTGCACTATTTGCCTTTGTGGAGTTCGCCCCTAAACAAGAAGGTCGAAACATGACAATGGTATTAGGACCGACGAAGAAGAAGACAGAAGCAGTTGCTGAACAACGCGCAGCCCGCAAAGCTAAAGAGCTAGCAGCTGCAAAAGAAGAAGCGTAA
- a CDS encoding TrmH family RNA methyltransferase, translating into MIESLNSPHVGRVKALISSRGSKERSESGLFIAEGIQCVREALSSSTGPQLQTMYVTNSALEKYSEVLDQAQCEVLSISDDVARTMSDTVTPQGLIAVCEIPNNSIESLKPATKSKFIYLSEVQDPGNAGTIIRSADAFGFEAVITSPNSVDIYSPKVVRSTVGSLWHIPVYQEVPLDEILNWDCTFVALDTAAETPLSKIALDRSVVAIFGNEARGLHNLKGLSASKDRITPVRIPMPGNAESLNLSVAASIVMYQLANIPTS; encoded by the coding sequence ATGATTGAGAGCCTTAATTCCCCACATGTTGGGAGAGTTAAGGCTCTTATCAGTTCTAGAGGTTCTAAAGAACGAAGTGAATCAGGGCTTTTTATCGCAGAAGGTATTCAATGTGTTCGCGAGGCGTTGAGTTCTTCTACAGGACCACAGTTACAAACCATGTACGTGACAAATAGCGCTTTAGAAAAGTATTCAGAAGTATTAGATCAAGCTCAATGTGAAGTTCTGAGCATCTCAGATGACGTCGCAAGAACTATGTCAGACACCGTTACCCCGCAGGGTTTGATTGCAGTCTGTGAGATTCCAAATAATTCGATTGAAAGTCTAAAGCCAGCAACTAAAAGCAAATTCATTTATCTCAGTGAAGTTCAAGATCCGGGAAATGCTGGGACAATCATCCGTTCAGCAGATGCTTTCGGCTTCGAGGCGGTTATTACATCGCCCAATAGCGTTGATATTTATTCACCAAAAGTTGTCCGAAGTACTGTTGGATCACTATGGCACATACCGGTTTACCAGGAAGTGCCTTTGGATGAAATACTAAATTGGGATTGCACATTTGTTGCGCTCGATACTGCCGCAGAAACACCGTTATCAAAGATTGCCTTGGATCGATCAGTGGTTGCAATATTTGGAAATGAAGCTCGCGGCTTGCATAATCTCAAAGGTTTATCTGCGTCAAAGGATCGTATAACTCCGGTAAGAATTCCTATGCCCGGCAATGCAGAAAGCCTGAATCTATCTGTTGCCGCAAGCATCGTTATGTATCAACTAGCAAATATCCCAACTTCCTAA
- the fabG gene encoding 3-oxoacyl-ACP reductase FabG, translating to MSQKPIAFVTGGNRGIGLAIANTLLQDGFQVVIGSRSGASVPGFDCVAIDVTSTQSVDDAFTLIETSWGIPEVLVCNAGITKDALVLRMSDEDFEAVIDSNLTGAFRVAKRGTKGLLKIKKGRLIFIGSVVALLGSAGQVNYSASKSGLIGMARSFARELGSRGITANVIAPGFVETDMTAELGDKRRQEIAESIPLGRFSDATEIAEVVSFIASEKAAYITGAVIPVDGGLGMGH from the coding sequence ATGTCGCAAAAACCTATCGCCTTCGTAACTGGGGGAAATCGAGGGATTGGTTTAGCTATCGCCAATACTTTGTTGCAAGATGGTTTTCAGGTGGTTATTGGTTCTCGTTCCGGTGCGTCAGTACCAGGTTTTGATTGTGTGGCAATTGACGTCACATCTACCCAGAGCGTTGATGATGCATTCACTCTTATTGAAACATCTTGGGGGATTCCAGAAGTTTTAGTATGTAATGCAGGAATAACGAAGGACGCACTTGTGCTGCGCATGTCTGATGAAGATTTTGAAGCAGTCATTGATTCGAATTTAACTGGTGCGTTTCGGGTTGCCAAACGCGGAACCAAAGGTTTGCTTAAAATCAAAAAAGGTCGCCTGATATTTATTGGTTCAGTTGTCGCATTATTGGGTTCTGCTGGTCAAGTTAACTATTCGGCAAGTAAGTCAGGACTAATCGGCATGGCTCGATCATTCGCACGCGAATTGGGCAGTCGTGGCATTACGGCTAACGTGATTGCTCCAGGATTTGTTGAAACCGATATGACAGCAGAATTAGGCGACAAGCGTAGACAAGAGATTGCAGAGTCGATTCCTCTTGGCAGATTCTCCGATGCTACAGAGATCGCAGAAGTTGTATCTTTTATTGCTTCAGAAAAAGCGGCATACATAACGGGTGCTGTAATTCCTGTTGATGGCGGACTAGGAATGGGGCACTAA
- a CDS encoding cysteine desulfurase yields the protein MTLDVTKIRKDFPIFLRTIRDGKKLIYLDSGATSQKPQVVIDAEMDFYKLHNAAAHRGAHQLAEEATELFEAARETVADFLGADSQEIVFTKGATESLNLLAYAFSNAEPGSRFAIGPEHTIVVSEMEHHANLIPWQQLAKRSGATLKWFGVTADGRLDESNIDSLITDKTKIVAITQQSNVLGTINNLEQIIKKAHSVGAVVIVDACQSVPHAAVNVRTLGADFLTFSGHKALGPTGVGVLWGKYDLLNELPPFLFGGSMIENVTMTDATWAEAPRKFEAGVPNMAQVVGLGAALKYLQNVGMDAIHKHEEELTSYLLTELGKIEGIAIVGPLDRALRGGIVSFTVEGIHPHDLGQYLDSLGIAVRTGHHCAWPLTRALGVPATTRASLYLYNDHSDLDALVAGVKDAKKYFGQ from the coding sequence ATGACTCTTGATGTCACGAAGATCCGCAAAGATTTCCCAATCTTTTTGCGAACTATTCGTGACGGCAAAAAGCTCATTTATTTAGATAGTGGTGCGACGAGTCAAAAGCCCCAGGTTGTAATAGATGCTGAAATGGATTTCTACAAATTACACAATGCCGCAGCACACCGCGGTGCTCATCAGTTAGCTGAAGAAGCAACCGAGCTCTTTGAAGCCGCCCGCGAAACTGTTGCAGATTTTCTTGGCGCCGATTCGCAAGAGATTGTATTTACAAAAGGTGCCACCGAATCATTAAATCTTCTTGCTTATGCTTTTAGCAATGCTGAGCCGGGCAGTCGTTTTGCAATAGGGCCAGAGCACACAATTGTTGTCTCAGAAATGGAACACCATGCGAATTTGATTCCTTGGCAACAATTAGCAAAGCGCAGTGGCGCAACGCTTAAGTGGTTCGGAGTAACAGCGGATGGACGACTGGATGAATCAAATATTGATTCATTAATCACCGATAAAACTAAGATTGTTGCTATAACCCAGCAATCCAATGTTCTGGGAACGATTAACAATCTTGAACAAATAATTAAGAAGGCGCATTCAGTCGGAGCAGTTGTTATCGTTGATGCGTGTCAATCAGTTCCGCATGCAGCTGTCAATGTTCGCACATTGGGAGCAGATTTTTTAACGTTTTCAGGTCATAAAGCTCTAGGTCCAACTGGCGTTGGAGTTTTGTGGGGAAAATATGATTTGTTAAATGAATTGCCGCCATTTTTATTCGGTGGATCAATGATTGAAAATGTAACCATGACTGATGCGACATGGGCCGAAGCTCCTAGAAAATTTGAAGCTGGCGTTCCCAACATGGCGCAAGTAGTTGGGTTGGGCGCAGCTCTTAAGTATCTTCAAAATGTTGGTATGGATGCCATACACAAGCATGAAGAAGAACTAACTTCCTACTTATTAACTGAACTTGGAAAAATTGAGGGCATCGCAATAGTGGGGCCATTAGATAGAGCATTGCGTGGAGGAATAGTTTCTTTTACTGTTGAAGGAATTCACCCCCACGATCTTGGTCAGTATTTAGATAGTCTCGGTATTGCGGTCAGAACAGGTCATCATTGTGCTTGGCCGTTGACCCGAGCACTGGGAGTTCCAGCAACAACTCGAGCATCTCTGTATTTGTATAACGATCATTCAGATCTTGATGCGTTAGTTGCTGGCGTCAAAGATGCCAAAAAGTATTTTGGACAATAA
- a CDS encoding non-heme iron oxygenase ferredoxin subunit, with product MSSIKLSAMRDRKPVKVNINGEDLCLTRIGNEVFAINDTCTHSEASLSEGDVTDFKIECWLHGAEFDLRTGEALTLPANIAVKTYPVSIVDDVVEVHFTDK from the coding sequence GTGAGTTCAATTAAGCTATCAGCGATGCGAGATCGTAAGCCGGTGAAAGTAAACATCAATGGTGAGGATCTTTGTTTAACACGTATTGGTAACGAAGTTTTTGCGATCAATGATACGTGCACACACTCAGAGGCATCTTTGTCTGAAGGAGACGTAACAGATTTCAAAATTGAGTGTTGGCTACACGGAGCAGAGTTTGATTTGCGCACAGGCGAGGCACTTACATTGCCGGCCAATATCGCTGTTAAAACCTACCCAGTCAGCATCGTCGATGATGTCGTAGAAGTTCATTTCACAGATAAATAG
- the rpmI gene encoding 50S ribosomal protein L35, translating to MPKMKTHSGAKKTFRITGTGKVMHERAGKRHLLEHKSSRVTRRLSNESAAKPSTTFTAKRMLGLK from the coding sequence ATGCCAAAGATGAAAACTCACAGTGGGGCGAAGAAGACTTTTCGCATCACAGGAACCGGAAAAGTTATGCACGAACGTGCTGGCAAGCGCCACCTCCTTGAGCATAAGTCTTCACGTGTTACACGTCGCTTGAGCAATGAGTCAGCAGCAAAGCCGTCAACTACATTTACAGCCAAGCGCATGCTTGGGCTGAAGTAA
- a CDS encoding SURF1 family protein produces MVKERYSILKTLIALLLVLLCLWAAQWQYHRGVDRHARNTLIVEQSQLPEVKLSELTGNLDSFEWRKISIQGSFDDANQILLRNRYSEGVYGFEQLTLFTFGERKIWVDRGWIQAGSNATIAPSLQRTNENIVNITGRLRLDSSLPQGKFFAVSNNSQRDLVSQLDARKGIQTEDFYIDLISVSDTSMNPDVPVELPELSDGPHMAYALQWIFFGALVVYGRRLIRKTA; encoded by the coding sequence GTGGTTAAAGAACGGTACTCAATTCTCAAAACACTTATCGCGCTTTTGTTAGTGCTTTTATGTCTCTGGGCTGCACAGTGGCAATATCATCGCGGAGTTGACCGTCACGCCCGCAATACTTTGATCGTCGAACAATCTCAATTACCTGAAGTTAAATTGAGCGAACTCACCGGAAACTTAGATTCTTTCGAATGGCGAAAAATTTCTATCCAAGGCTCCTTTGACGATGCAAATCAAATCTTGCTTCGTAATCGATATAGCGAAGGCGTTTACGGTTTTGAACAACTCACACTATTTACTTTTGGAGAGAGAAAAATCTGGGTTGATCGTGGTTGGATCCAAGCGGGATCGAATGCAACTATTGCGCCATCGCTACAAAGAACAAATGAAAACATTGTGAATATAACGGGCCGCCTGCGATTAGATTCTTCTTTGCCTCAAGGAAAGTTTTTTGCCGTCTCAAACAACTCTCAGAGGGATTTAGTATCGCAATTAGATGCTCGAAAAGGAATTCAAACGGAAGATTTCTATATCGATCTTATTTCAGTTTCAGATACTTCAATGAATCCAGATGTCCCAGTTGAGTTGCCTGAACTCAGCGACGGTCCCCACATGGCATATGCATTGCAATGGATTTTCTTTGGCGCTTTAGTTGTTTATGGAAGACGTCTCATTCGCAAAACCGCTTAA
- the sufC gene encoding Fe-S cluster assembly ATPase SufC, whose product MSTLDIRNLQVSVNTESGAVEILKGVDLVIKSGETHAIMGPNGSGKSTLAYSIAGHPKYTITGGSVTLDGADVLEMSVDERAKAGLFLAMQYPVEVPGVSVSNFLRTAATALRGEAPKLRTWVSEVKGAMEALSIDPSFAQRNVNEGFSGGEKKRHEIMQLELLKPKIAILDETDSGLDVDALRIVSEGVNRAKDSNNLGVLLITHYTRILRYIKPDFVHVFANGRVVEEGGPELADKLEAQGYAEYVGN is encoded by the coding sequence ATGAGCACATTAGATATCCGAAACCTTCAAGTTTCTGTAAACACCGAAAGCGGTGCGGTAGAAATCCTTAAGGGCGTTGACCTGGTCATTAAGTCAGGGGAGACTCACGCAATCATGGGACCAAATGGTTCCGGTAAGTCCACTCTTGCTTATTCAATCGCTGGTCATCCTAAGTACACCATCACTGGTGGTTCGGTAACACTAGATGGTGCAGATGTTCTTGAAATGAGTGTTGACGAACGCGCAAAGGCTGGATTGTTTCTAGCAATGCAATATCCCGTTGAAGTTCCAGGAGTTTCAGTATCTAATTTCTTGCGTACAGCAGCAACGGCGCTTCGCGGTGAGGCTCCAAAGTTGCGCACGTGGGTATCAGAAGTAAAAGGTGCAATGGAAGCTCTATCTATTGATCCAAGCTTTGCTCAGAGAAACGTTAATGAAGGTTTTTCTGGAGGAGAGAAGAAGCGCCATGAAATTATGCAGCTTGAACTCTTAAAGCCAAAGATTGCGATTTTAGATGAGACCGATTCAGGTCTAGATGTTGATGCTCTACGTATTGTGTCTGAAGGCGTTAACCGCGCAAAAGATTCAAATAACTTAGGAGTACTTCTCATCACGCACTACACACGCATCCTGCGTTACATCAAACCAGATTTCGTGCATGTTTTTGCAAACGGACGCGTAGTTGAAGAAGGCGGTCCGGAGTTAGCAGACAAGCTAGAAGCGCAAGGATATGCCGAATACGTCGGTAATTAG
- a CDS encoding DUF3099 domain-containing protein, with protein MANEEDVYDITSAQKSLSSDQPGRQRRYFISMMVRTACFILTVILPSPYRWIALAGAVFLPYVAVVVANAGRETILPGASILKKKPRSLS; from the coding sequence ATGGCTAACGAAGAAGATGTTTACGACATCACCAGTGCTCAGAAATCTTTAAGCTCTGATCAACCTGGGCGTCAACGCCGTTATTTTATTTCAATGATGGTCCGAACAGCTTGCTTTATTCTCACAGTAATCCTGCCAAGCCCCTATCGTTGGATTGCACTAGCAGGTGCAGTATTTCTTCCATACGTCGCAGTAGTCGTTGCAAATGCAGGTCGGGAAACAATTCTTCCGGGCGCATCAATATTGAAAAAGAAACCACGTTCACTGTCATAA
- the fabI gene encoding enoyl-ACP reductase FabI — MDLLSGKNILVTGVLTDASIAFHIARIAQEEGANVLLSSYGRVLSLTTRIAGRLPNPAPVIELDVTNQGDLDSLQNRVLEHVPHLDGVVHSIGFAPEGALGGNFLNTTWEDVATAMHVSAYSLKSLSMACVPLFKDSASVVGLDFDATVAWPKYDWMGVAKAALESTSRYLARDLGPKNIRVNLIAAGPIRTMAAKSIPGFDEFEKVWNERAPLQWDVTDAVPAAKGAVALLSDWFPKTTGEIIHVDGGVHAMGA; from the coding sequence ATGGATTTGCTCAGCGGCAAGAATATTTTAGTAACTGGTGTTTTAACTGATGCATCGATTGCCTTTCATATTGCTCGAATAGCTCAAGAAGAGGGGGCTAATGTTCTGCTCTCTTCATATGGTCGTGTACTTAGTTTGACCACACGCATTGCTGGGCGCCTTCCAAATCCTGCGCCAGTAATTGAATTGGATGTAACCAATCAAGGAGATCTTGATTCACTGCAAAACAGAGTTCTTGAACACGTTCCACACCTAGATGGAGTTGTTCATTCAATTGGTTTCGCACCAGAGGGCGCACTCGGTGGTAATTTCTTAAATACCACCTGGGAAGATGTGGCAACTGCCATGCATGTTTCTGCGTATTCCTTGAAGTCTTTATCGATGGCGTGTGTGCCGTTGTTTAAAGACAGCGCTTCTGTAGTTGGTTTGGATTTTGATGCAACTGTCGCATGGCCAAAGTATGACTGGATGGGTGTTGCTAAAGCTGCATTGGAATCAACTTCTCGCTATCTCGCAAGAGATCTTGGACCTAAAAACATTCGTGTAAATCTCATTGCAGCGGGCCCTATTCGCACCATGGCTGCTAAATCAATTCCAGGTTTTGATGAATTTGAGAAGGTTTGGAATGAGAGAGCACCTCTTCAATGGGATGTCACAGATGCTGTGCCCGCCGCAAAAGGCGCTGTAGCTCTGCTCTCCGATTGGTTTCCCAAGACTACGGGGGAGATCATTCACGTCGATGGTGGCGTACATGCCATGGGTGCTTAA
- the rplT gene encoding 50S ribosomal protein L20 — MARVKRGVHAAKKRRTTLERASGYRGQRSRLFTKAKEQVTHSMVYAFNDRKDKKGDFRQLWIQRINAASRENGLTYNRLIQGLKSAGVEIDRRILSDLATNDPATFKALVDVARKSLASA; from the coding sequence ATGGCTAGAGTAAAACGTGGTGTTCACGCAGCAAAGAAGCGTCGTACAACTCTTGAACGCGCAAGTGGTTATCGTGGACAACGTTCCCGTCTTTTCACAAAGGCTAAAGAGCAAGTTACACACTCAATGGTTTATGCCTTCAATGACCGCAAGGACAAAAAGGGTGACTTCCGTCAATTGTGGATTCAGCGCATCAACGCTGCAAGCCGTGAAAATGGTTTGACATACAACCGTTTAATTCAGGGATTAAAGAGCGCAGGAGTAGAAATCGATCGACGCATACTATCTGACTTAGCTACTAATGATCCAGCTACATTCAAAGCACTTGTTGATGTGGCTCGTAAGAGTCTTGCATCTGCATAA
- a CDS encoding metal-sulfur cluster assembly factor yields the protein MTTSVDDVTEAMKDVVDPELGINVVDLGLIYDVMVDEANIAVLNMTLTSAACPLQDVIEDQTRQALAGMTTDVKINWVWMPPWGPDKISDEGREQLRALGFTV from the coding sequence ATGACAACAAGTGTTGATGATGTGACTGAGGCAATGAAAGATGTTGTCGACCCTGAACTAGGAATCAATGTTGTTGATCTGGGTTTGATTTATGACGTGATGGTCGATGAAGCAAATATTGCAGTTTTAAATATGACTCTGACATCTGCGGCTTGCCCGCTCCAAGATGTAATTGAAGATCAAACCAGACAAGCACTTGCAGGGATGACTACCGATGTGAAAATAAACTGGGTATGGATGCCACCTTGGGGTCCGGATAAAATCTCTGATGAAGGTCGCGAACAACTAAGAGCATTGGGCTTTACGGTCTAA
- the sufU gene encoding Fe-S cluster assembly sulfur transfer protein SufU, whose amino-acid sequence MQLDNLYQEVILDHYKHPENKGLAAAYDAQVHHINPSCGDEITLNLTLDGSIVQSVSWDGLGCSISQASVSIMSGLMIGKKLDDAQVVFDNFVQLMQSKGSGQPDESILEDAVALAGVSQYPARIKCALLGWMAFKDASVQAQKKN is encoded by the coding sequence ATGCAATTAGATAACCTTTACCAGGAAGTTATTTTGGATCATTACAAGCATCCAGAAAACAAAGGTCTCGCTGCTGCCTATGACGCTCAGGTTCACCACATCAATCCGAGTTGCGGGGATGAAATTACATTGAATTTAACTTTGGATGGATCGATAGTTCAATCAGTTTCATGGGATGGGCTCGGATGCTCTATTTCTCAAGCAAGCGTATCCATCATGAGTGGCTTAATGATTGGCAAGAAATTAGATGATGCACAAGTAGTTTTCGATAATTTTGTTCAGCTTATGCAGAGCAAAGGCAGTGGTCAGCCAGATGAATCAATCTTGGAGGATGCTGTAGCCCTGGCAGGTGTATCTCAATATCCGGCTCGTATTAAGTGTGCATTATTAGGCTGGATGGCCTTTAAGGATGCGTCAGTACAAGCTCAAAAAAAGAACTAA
- a CDS encoding ABC transporter ATP-binding protein, with protein MSMQVAWMTHRSMTADPSVKEQKLKAGTVKRIFAFARPYQMYLSIFLFTVVIDAFLVVATPLILRKLIDDGVIPKNGELITQLAFIVGLLAVADAFMSIVGRWFSARIGEGLIYDLRSQVFAHVQKQSIAFFTRTQTGALISRINSDVIGAQQAFTSSLSGVLSNVVTLILVTTTMLFLSWQITLVSLVLLPVFLIPTKWVGRKLQALTRDSFNLNAAMSSTMTERFNVSGAMLVALYGEPGHENEFFRSRARRVADIGISMAMLNRIFFIALTSVAAVATAFAYGIGGHLALNGTVTVGTLLAITALLARLYGPLTALSNVRIDVMTALVSFERVFEVLDLVPMVTDKADAQLLASKIPSVEFKDVHFSYPRADQISLASLESAAKEEQIQSGEILKGISFEVPAGSFTAIVGPSGAGKTTISALLPRLYDVTSGSIEIDSIDVRDLTLDSLRGAIGVVTQDAHLFHESIAQNLRYAKHDATEAEMEEACRSAQIWQLIESLPSRFETLVGERGHRLSGGEKQRLAIARLLLKSPSVVILDEATAHLDSENEALVQQALKSALKGRTSIVIAHRLSTVKDADQIIVLENGVIVERGKHEELFNAGGLYSELYMRQDLSGFANETSSINN; from the coding sequence ATGTCCATGCAGGTAGCGTGGATGACCCACCGGTCCATGACTGCTGACCCTTCAGTTAAGGAACAAAAACTAAAAGCAGGAACCGTCAAGAGAATTTTTGCTTTCGCAAGGCCATATCAAATGTATCTTTCAATTTTTTTGTTTACAGTCGTAATCGATGCTTTCTTAGTTGTTGCGACACCTTTGATTCTTCGTAAGTTAATTGACGATGGAGTTATTCCAAAAAATGGCGAACTAATCACTCAGTTAGCTTTCATCGTGGGCTTGCTTGCCGTGGCTGATGCTTTTATGAGCATCGTAGGTCGTTGGTTCTCTGCTCGAATCGGAGAAGGTTTGATTTATGACTTACGTTCACAAGTTTTCGCACATGTTCAAAAACAGTCGATAGCGTTCTTCACGCGGACTCAGACCGGTGCACTCATATCTCGAATTAATTCGGATGTGATCGGTGCACAGCAAGCCTTTACATCTTCTTTGTCCGGAGTTTTAAGCAATGTTGTTACGTTAATTTTGGTCACAACAACCATGTTGTTTCTTTCTTGGCAGATCACTCTGGTTTCACTTGTGCTTTTGCCTGTTTTTTTGATTCCCACTAAATGGGTAGGTCGCAAACTACAGGCTCTCACGCGGGATTCTTTCAATCTAAACGCTGCTATGTCCTCAACGATGACAGAACGATTCAATGTTTCGGGTGCGATGTTAGTTGCCCTATACGGAGAACCCGGTCATGAAAATGAATTTTTTCGTTCACGGGCTAGACGCGTAGCAGACATTGGCATCTCAATGGCGATGCTCAATCGAATATTCTTCATTGCTCTCACCAGCGTTGCAGCAGTTGCCACCGCCTTTGCTTATGGAATAGGTGGGCACCTTGCTTTAAATGGAACTGTGACTGTTGGAACTTTGTTGGCAATCACGGCTCTGTTGGCTCGTTTGTATGGACCATTAACTGCTTTATCAAATGTGCGAATCGATGTAATGACAGCGCTCGTTTCATTTGAAAGAGTTTTCGAGGTATTAGATCTAGTGCCGATGGTGACAGATAAAGCTGACGCTCAGTTGCTGGCGAGCAAGATTCCTAGCGTTGAGTTTAAAGATGTTCATTTCTCATATCCGCGCGCGGATCAAATCTCACTTGCCTCATTGGAGTCAGCAGCCAAAGAAGAACAGATACAAAGTGGAGAGATCTTGAAAGGTATTTCATTTGAGGTTCCGGCAGGAAGTTTCACGGCAATCGTTGGACCATCTGGGGCAGGTAAAACAACCATCAGTGCTTTATTACCACGACTCTATGACGTTACCAGTGGCAGTATCGAAATTGATTCAATTGATGTACGAGATCTAACTCTTGATTCTCTTCGTGGCGCAATAGGTGTTGTTACACAAGATGCCCATTTATTTCATGAAAGCATTGCCCAAAATTTGAGATACGCCAAACATGATGCAACTGAAGCCGAAATGGAAGAGGCTTGTAGATCTGCACAAATCTGGCAATTAATTGAATCGCTTCCAAGTCGTTTTGAAACACTTGTTGGAGAACGTGGTCACCGTTTATCAGGGGGTGAGAAACAACGCTTAGCTATTGCACGTTTACTTCTAAAATCTCCATCAGTTGTAATTCTCGATGAAGCTACTGCGCATTTAGACTCCGAAAATGAAGCACTGGTTCAACAAGCTTTGAAGTCTGCACTCAAGGGAAGAACCAGTATCGTCATTGCGCATCGTTTAAGTACAGTAAAGGATGCGGATCAAATCATCGTCCTTGAAAATGGAGTTATTGTTGAACGTGGAAAACATGAAGAGTTGTTTAATGCTGGCGGATTGTATTCAGAGTTATATATGCGACAAGATTTAAGCGGTTTTGCGAATGAGACGTCTTCCATAAACAACTAA